The Collimonas sp. PA-H2 genome contains a region encoding:
- a CDS encoding Maf-like protein gives MLPPLPRLILGSSSKYRKELLSRLQIPFDVMVPAIDETALPGETPQATALRLALGKARAVALLAPGALVIGSDQVATLDGEQIGKPGDHGNALKQLQKMRGRRVIFHSALCLWDGRAAQPEKAAQIENIQTFVTFRDLPDAELDAYLRIEQPYDCAGSAKNEGLGIAILEKIESTDPTALTGLPLIALTSMLRRAALPFFTYK, from the coding sequence ATGTTACCACCCTTGCCGCGCCTGATCCTGGGCTCCAGCTCCAAATACCGCAAAGAATTGCTTTCCCGGCTACAAATCCCCTTCGATGTCATGGTGCCGGCCATCGATGAAACCGCCCTTCCCGGCGAAACCCCGCAAGCCACGGCTCTGCGCCTGGCGCTGGGAAAAGCCCGCGCCGTGGCGCTGCTGGCGCCCGGCGCACTGGTGATTGGCTCGGACCAGGTCGCCACCCTGGACGGTGAGCAGATCGGCAAGCCGGGCGATCATGGCAACGCGCTGAAACAACTGCAGAAAATGCGCGGCCGCCGCGTCATCTTCCATAGCGCCCTGTGCCTGTGGGATGGCCGCGCAGCACAGCCGGAAAAAGCGGCGCAGATCGAAAACATCCAGACCTTCGTCACCTTCCGCGACCTGCCCGACGCCGAACTGGATGCCTACTTGCGTATCGAGCAACCCTACGATTGCGCCGGCAGCGCAAAAAATGAAGGCCTGGGCATCGCCATCCTGGAAAAAATCGAGAGCACCGATCCGACCGCCCTGACCGGATTGCCATTGATTGCCCTGACCAGTATGCTACGCCGCGCCGCCCTTCCGTTTTTTACATATAAATAA
- a CDS encoding SAM-dependent methyltransferase — MPGILYLIPNTLGQSDAAPAQQLAAVIPTEVQALTARLDYFIAENAKTTRAFLKLVDAVQPLVKPLQEIQIAELNVNTASAALPALLAPILAGQDAGLISEAGVPAVADPGANLVRLAHAHNIQVRPLVGPSSLLLAVMGSGLNGQSFAFNGYLPTDAEQRGKRIKALELRSRQEQQTQLFIETPYRNGAFLEALANSCQAGTLICVATDLTLPTETIKTQTAAKWKSALAAGKHPDFHKKPTVFLFLAQ, encoded by the coding sequence ATGCCAGGCATTCTGTACTTGATTCCCAACACCCTCGGCCAAAGCGATGCCGCTCCGGCACAACAACTGGCCGCTGTCATTCCGACCGAAGTCCAGGCGCTGACCGCCAGGCTCGATTATTTCATCGCTGAAAACGCAAAGACCACGCGCGCGTTCCTGAAGCTGGTCGATGCCGTCCAACCATTGGTCAAGCCGCTGCAGGAAATCCAGATCGCCGAACTCAACGTGAATACCGCCAGCGCCGCCTTGCCGGCCTTGCTGGCGCCTATCCTGGCGGGCCAGGACGCCGGCTTGATCTCGGAAGCCGGCGTGCCGGCGGTAGCGGATCCCGGCGCCAACCTGGTGCGGCTGGCGCATGCGCACAACATTCAGGTGCGGCCGCTGGTGGGGCCTTCATCCTTGCTGCTGGCGGTCATGGGCAGCGGCCTCAACGGCCAGAGCTTTGCCTTCAACGGCTACCTGCCGACCGATGCCGAGCAGCGCGGCAAGCGCATCAAGGCGCTGGAGCTGCGTTCGCGCCAGGAGCAGCAGACCCAGCTGTTCATTGAAACGCCCTACCGCAACGGCGCCTTCCTGGAAGCGCTGGCCAACAGTTGCCAGGCCGGCACGCTGATCTGCGTCGCCACCGATCTGACCCTGCCTACTGAAACCATCAAGACGCAGACAGCCGCCAAATGGAAGAGCGCGCTGGCCGCCGGCAAGCACCCGGACTTCCACAAGAAACCGACTGTGTTTTTATTTTTGGCCCAGTAA
- a CDS encoding S49 family peptidase, with protein sequence MSNNEFDNVDTALPAKKEGWERELLEKLAFASLREQRARRRWGIFFKLAVLGVVGFAFWLGLNYEGSDTQTVGAHTALVKINGAIESEGNGSAGVVVPALDNAFAADDSVGVILRINSPGGSPVQAGIINDEIIRLRKEYPNKPLYVVVDEMCASGGYYIAAAADKIYVNKASIVGSIGVLMDGFGFTGLMDKVGVERRLLTAGENKGFLDPFSPMSTTQKGYAQTMLAEIHQQFIDVVRKGRGARLKETPETFSGLFWSGSKAIDMGLADGYGTVDSVARDVLKQEDIVDYTKSEGLPERVLKKFGVAMGAGVVQSLANQVRPSLR encoded by the coding sequence ATGAGCAATAACGAATTTGATAATGTGGATACTGCGCTGCCGGCAAAAAAAGAAGGCTGGGAACGCGAACTGCTGGAAAAGCTGGCGTTTGCCTCGCTGCGCGAGCAGCGCGCCCGCCGCCGCTGGGGCATCTTCTTCAAGCTGGCGGTCCTCGGCGTGGTCGGTTTTGCCTTTTGGCTGGGGCTGAATTACGAAGGCTCGGATACGCAAACCGTCGGCGCCCATACCGCGCTGGTGAAGATCAACGGCGCCATCGAATCGGAAGGCAACGGCTCCGCCGGCGTGGTGGTGCCGGCGCTCGACAATGCTTTCGCCGCCGATGATTCGGTCGGCGTGATCTTGCGCATCAACAGCCCTGGCGGCAGCCCGGTGCAGGCCGGCATCATCAATGATGAAATCATCCGCTTGCGCAAGGAATATCCGAACAAGCCTTTGTATGTGGTGGTCGATGAGATGTGCGCTTCCGGCGGCTACTACATCGCTGCCGCGGCCGACAAGATCTATGTCAACAAGGCCAGCATCGTCGGCTCTATCGGCGTGCTGATGGATGGCTTCGGCTTCACCGGCCTGATGGACAAGGTCGGCGTCGAGCGGCGCCTGCTGACTGCAGGCGAGAACAAGGGCTTCCTCGATCCGTTCAGCCCGATGAGCACGACGCAAAAAGGTTATGCGCAAACCATGCTAGCGGAGATTCATCAGCAGTTCATCGACGTTGTCCGCAAGGGCCGCGGCGCGCGTCTGAAGGAAACGCCGGAAACCTTCTCCGGCCTGTTCTGGAGCGGCTCCAAGGCAATCGACATGGGCCTGGCAGACGGTTACGGCACGGTCGACAGCGTGGCGCGCGATGTCTTGAAGCAGGAAGATATTGTCGATTACACCAAGAGCGAAGGTTTGCCTGAACGTGTGCTGAAAAAATTTGGCGTGGCGATGGGCGCCGGCGTGGTGCAATCGCTGGCGAACCAAGTGCGGCCTAGCCTGCGTTGA
- the rpmF gene encoding 50S ribosomal protein L32 gives MAVQQNKKTPSKRGMHRAHDFLVAPPLAIEPTTGETHLRHHISPNGFYRGRKVLKTKNDE, from the coding sequence ATGGCAGTTCAACAAAATAAGAAGACCCCATCCAAGCGCGGCATGCACCGTGCCCACGATTTTCTGGTTGCGCCTCCGCTGGCTATCGAGCCAACGACTGGTGAAACACATCTGCGCCACCACATCAGCCCGAACGGCTTTTACCGTGGCCGTAAAGTGTTGAAGACCAAGAACGACGAGTAA
- a CDS encoding DUF177 domain-containing protein: MADLGRLADESADRSGALHWVLVGGADSLGHPQLTMSVTGAIKIMCQRCLTPFAFDIDAESVLVLAKDEESADEIDALLDNDEIDVIVGTKSLNIIELIEDEALLALPLSPKHAVCPDQSALEGLKASKKESPFAMLKSLKN; encoded by the coding sequence GTGGCTGACCTTGGTCGCCTGGCGGATGAGTCGGCAGACCGCTCCGGCGCGCTGCACTGGGTCCTGGTAGGCGGTGCTGATTCCTTGGGTCACCCGCAACTGACGATGTCGGTCACTGGCGCGATCAAGATCATGTGTCAACGCTGCTTGACGCCATTTGCCTTCGATATCGATGCGGAATCCGTACTGGTGTTGGCAAAAGACGAAGAAAGCGCCGATGAAATCGATGCGCTGCTTGATAATGACGAGATTGATGTCATTGTCGGCACCAAATCACTGAATATTATTGAATTGATTGAAGACGAGGCCTTGCTGGCCTTGCCGCTCTCGCCCAAGCATGCGGTCTGTCCGGATCAGTCAGCGCTTGAAGGGCTCAAAGCCAGCAAAAAAGAATCCCCGTTTGCAATGCTCAAGAGTTTGAAGAATTAA